Proteins encoded within one genomic window of Actinoplanes octamycinicus:
- the sigK gene encoding ECF RNA polymerase sigma factor SigK: MGERDVSRRAGQLAPVPGPAAPVDADRLLRAVGRGDEQAFARLYDLVAPRVYGLIRRVVRDPAQAEEVAQEVLVEVWRTAARFDPDGGSATAWVFTIAHRRAVDRVRAEQAAAERIVRAGAAALDTPYDAVADEVSGRLERQQVRHCLDDLTELQRQVVTMAYYQGHSYPQVAELLRTPLGTVKTRMRDGLIRLRDCLGVAVAA, translated from the coding sequence ATGGGTGAGCGCGACGTGAGCCGCCGGGCCGGGCAGCTGGCCCCGGTGCCCGGCCCGGCCGCGCCGGTGGACGCGGACCGGCTGCTGCGGGCGGTCGGGCGCGGCGACGAGCAGGCGTTCGCCCGGCTCTACGACCTGGTGGCGCCCCGGGTCTACGGGCTGATCCGGCGGGTCGTGCGGGATCCGGCGCAGGCCGAGGAGGTGGCCCAGGAGGTGCTGGTCGAGGTGTGGCGCACCGCGGCCCGGTTCGACCCGGACGGCGGGTCGGCCACCGCGTGGGTGTTCACCATCGCGCACCGGCGGGCCGTCGATCGGGTCCGGGCCGAGCAGGCGGCGGCCGAGCGGATCGTCCGGGCCGGTGCGGCGGCGCTCGACACGCCCTACGACGCGGTGGCCGACGAGGTGTCCGGGCGGCTGGAACGTCAGCAGGTCCGCCACTGCCTGGACGACCTGACCGAGCTGCAGCGCCAGGTGGTCACCATGGCCTACTACCAGGGGCATTCCTATCCGCAGGTGGCGGAGCTGCTCCGGACCCCGCTGGGCACGGTGAAGACCCGGATGCGGGACGGCCTGATCCGGCTGCGCGACTGCCTGGGCGTGGCGGTGGCGGCGTGA
- a CDS encoding sensor histidine kinase, translated as MAELNEAVLRDPVRLAAVGTARRRWPAAPPPMDAIARLAARLLDGTMAAITLVDDVQEHFAGIHDLPKELVGEGRASLTYSVCKYVVSLNQPVWSSDLLAEAAVDLREHPLVREFGVRSFAGVPLRDTAGQQPVGSLTVLDTVARPWPVEQLTTLTEVAALLRAADQTAGPDAVDGLDTAALLDSVQEAFLAIDPDGIVVGFNQAAHRLFGYTAEQVCGRHLDASLMPGYDGQPIDLALGRLFEAAPRRPVLRSLTMRHRDGHRLPVRASLSVVRSAAGALACVFLTDLSEQDAAEQLADRHSSFLTALLDSLSVGVIACDETGRVVLVNRALQQVLGWRDEAPLPADYPAALGDSLRYADLRPMPWRQTPLMRAFRGEQVVDADVITILPGHRTRRFSATAQPIVGASGARLGAVSVAHEVTALRRAERFRLCHQEVDQALRATGSPAEAAPEILRAVTSALGWPCAELFLIDDTTADLRPVGHYDATGTTGDGFFGHTPLCGQGITGRVWDSGQPSWIPDIAGLEQQTPHERERIRICLERGIRTVLAVPVKEGDTLLGVLTCYAGSPEFHEDLLTVLLDGVAAQIGVHVALRRSEQFARQLTRAQDDFIDLVGHELRTPLTSIAANATLLAEESAAFDTDHQHMIEVVGRNTAVVQRIVDTLLDLAGLESGQVPLRVERVDLARIVTDAVTAAGPRPIDTDLPGHVPVDGDPARLRQVVDDLLANAITYSPPDGRIQIRLHVHDQLAELSIADHGIGIPDAEHERALDRFYRGSNVRHHGISGSGLGLSLAHAIVRRHHGTVTLDDNHPTGTIVRVRLPQHAAGS; from the coding sequence ATGGCTGAGTTGAACGAGGCAGTGCTGCGCGACCCGGTGCGGCTGGCGGCGGTGGGTACCGCGCGCCGCCGATGGCCGGCCGCGCCACCGCCGATGGACGCGATCGCCCGGCTGGCGGCGCGGCTGCTGGACGGGACGATGGCGGCGATCACGCTGGTCGACGACGTGCAGGAGCATTTCGCGGGCATCCACGACCTGCCGAAGGAGCTGGTCGGCGAGGGGCGCGCGTCATTGACGTATTCGGTCTGCAAGTACGTCGTCAGCCTGAACCAGCCGGTGTGGTCTTCCGACCTGCTCGCCGAAGCTGCCGTCGACCTGCGCGAACATCCGCTGGTGCGGGAGTTCGGGGTGCGGTCGTTCGCCGGGGTGCCGTTGCGTGACACGGCCGGGCAGCAGCCGGTCGGGTCGCTGACCGTCCTGGACACCGTGGCCCGGCCGTGGCCGGTGGAGCAGCTGACCACCCTGACGGAGGTCGCGGCGCTGCTGCGCGCGGCGGATCAGACCGCCGGGCCGGACGCGGTGGACGGCCTGGACACCGCGGCCCTGCTCGACAGCGTGCAGGAGGCCTTCCTCGCCATCGATCCGGACGGCATCGTGGTCGGCTTCAACCAGGCCGCGCACCGGCTGTTCGGCTACACCGCCGAGCAGGTGTGCGGCCGGCACCTGGACGCCAGCCTGATGCCCGGCTACGACGGGCAGCCGATCGACCTGGCGCTCGGCCGGCTGTTCGAGGCGGCGCCGCGCCGGCCGGTGCTGCGCAGCCTGACCATGCGACACCGCGACGGGCACCGGCTGCCGGTGCGGGCCTCGCTGTCCGTGGTCCGCAGCGCCGCCGGCGCCCTGGCCTGCGTCTTCCTCACCGACCTGTCCGAGCAGGACGCCGCCGAGCAGCTCGCCGACCGGCACAGCAGCTTCCTGACCGCGCTGCTGGACAGCCTTTCGGTCGGAGTGATCGCGTGCGACGAGACCGGCCGGGTCGTGCTGGTGAACCGGGCGTTGCAGCAGGTGCTCGGCTGGCGTGACGAAGCGCCGCTGCCCGCGGACTATCCGGCGGCGCTGGGTGATTCGCTGCGCTACGCCGACCTGCGGCCGATGCCGTGGCGGCAGACGCCACTGATGCGGGCCTTCCGCGGTGAGCAGGTTGTCGACGCCGACGTGATCACCATCTTGCCGGGTCACCGGACCCGCCGGTTTTCCGCGACCGCGCAGCCGATCGTCGGCGCCTCTGGCGCCCGGCTCGGCGCGGTGTCGGTGGCCCACGAGGTCACCGCGCTGCGCCGGGCCGAACGCTTCCGCCTCTGCCACCAGGAGGTCGACCAGGCCCTGCGCGCCACCGGCTCACCCGCCGAGGCGGCCCCGGAGATCCTGCGCGCGGTGACCAGCGCGCTCGGCTGGCCGTGCGCCGAACTGTTCCTGATCGACGACACCACCGCCGACCTGCGCCCGGTCGGCCACTACGACGCGACCGGCACCACCGGCGACGGCTTCTTCGGCCACACCCCGCTGTGCGGGCAGGGCATCACCGGCCGGGTCTGGGACAGCGGTCAGCCGTCCTGGATCCCCGACATCGCCGGCCTGGAGCAGCAGACCCCGCACGAGCGGGAGCGGATCCGGATCTGCCTGGAGCGGGGCATCCGGACCGTGCTCGCGGTGCCGGTCAAGGAGGGCGACACCCTGCTCGGGGTGCTCACCTGTTACGCCGGGTCGCCGGAGTTCCACGAGGACCTGCTGACCGTGCTGCTCGACGGGGTCGCCGCGCAGATCGGCGTGCACGTGGCGCTGCGCCGCTCGGAACAGTTCGCCCGGCAGCTGACCCGCGCCCAGGACGACTTCATCGACCTGGTCGGCCACGAGCTGCGTACCCCGCTCACCTCGATCGCCGCCAACGCCACCCTGCTCGCCGAGGAGTCGGCCGCCTTCGACACCGACCACCAGCACATGATCGAGGTGGTCGGCCGCAACACCGCCGTGGTCCAGCGGATCGTGGACACCCTGCTCGACCTGGCCGGCCTGGAATCCGGCCAGGTCCCGCTGCGCGTCGAGCGGGTCGACCTGGCCCGGATCGTGACCGACGCGGTCACCGCGGCCGGCCCCCGCCCGATCGACACCGACCTGCCCGGCCACGTGCCGGTCGACGGCGACCCGGCCCGGCTCCGCCAGGTCGTCGACGACCTGCTCGCCAACGCCATCACCTACAGCCCGCCGGACGGCCGGATCCAGATCCGCCTGCACGTCCACGACCAGCTCGCCGAGCTGAGCATCGCCGACCACGGCATCGGCATCCCGGACGCCGAGCACGAGCGGGCCCTGGACCGCTTCTACCGCGGCAGCAACGTCCGCCACCACGGCATCTCCGGCAGCGGCCTCGGTCTGAGCCTGGCCCACGCCATCGTCCGCCGCCACCACGGCACTGTCACCCTCGACGACAACCACCCCACCGGCACGATCGTCCGGGTCCGCCTGCCGCAGCACGCAGCCGGATCCTGA
- a CDS encoding glycoside hydrolase family 6 protein: MTSSLPLRRAATVLAACAVTLAISSSPAAAVIPDGTRFSTPEPDPGAVEQIAALKAAGQWRLAHQIRTMVETPQAIWVTGGSGRTLTQSVRAEARRAAKQKAMPVFVAYNIPFRDCSQYSAGGATSVAEYQAWIDAFAAGIGGSKAAVMLEPDGLGIIPWYTTINGSLEWCQPAEADAATAAADRFAMLNYAVDRLAKLPHTSVYLDGTHSAWLGVGDIADRLVKAGVRKADGFFLNVSNYETTERQLKYGDWISKCVYYGTQGPAEARGHFEQCASQYYPASPGDFSTWPLSDAWYDATVGDVSPRKLSHFVVDTSRNGQGPWTAPAGVTWPDPQTWCNPPDRGLGLRPTTRTGDPLADAFLWVKTPGQSDGQCDRGTGTGVDPARGGIADPAAGAWFPQQAEELVRLANPPLR; encoded by the coding sequence GTGACCTCGTCACTACCTTTGCGGCGGGCAGCCACTGTCCTCGCCGCCTGCGCGGTGACCCTGGCCATCAGCTCGTCGCCAGCGGCCGCCGTCATTCCGGACGGCACCCGGTTCTCCACCCCGGAGCCCGACCCGGGCGCCGTCGAGCAGATCGCCGCGCTCAAGGCCGCCGGCCAGTGGCGGCTGGCACATCAGATCCGCACCATGGTGGAGACGCCGCAGGCGATCTGGGTGACCGGCGGCTCCGGTCGTACGCTGACCCAGTCCGTCCGGGCCGAAGCCCGGCGCGCGGCCAAGCAGAAGGCCATGCCGGTCTTCGTCGCCTACAACATCCCGTTCCGCGACTGCTCGCAGTACTCGGCGGGCGGCGCCACCTCGGTCGCCGAGTACCAGGCCTGGATCGACGCCTTCGCGGCCGGCATCGGCGGGTCGAAGGCGGCCGTCATGCTGGAGCCGGACGGCCTCGGCATCATCCCCTGGTACACCACCATCAACGGCAGCCTGGAGTGGTGCCAGCCGGCCGAGGCCGACGCGGCCACCGCCGCCGCCGACCGGTTCGCGATGCTGAACTACGCGGTGGACCGGCTGGCCAAGCTGCCGCACACCAGCGTCTACCTGGACGGCACGCACAGCGCCTGGCTCGGCGTCGGCGACATCGCGGACCGGCTGGTCAAGGCCGGGGTGCGCAAGGCCGACGGCTTCTTCCTGAACGTGTCGAACTACGAGACCACCGAGCGGCAGCTGAAGTACGGCGACTGGATCTCGAAGTGCGTCTACTACGGCACCCAGGGACCGGCCGAGGCGCGCGGGCACTTCGAGCAGTGCGCCAGCCAGTACTACCCGGCCAGCCCGGGCGACTTCAGCACCTGGCCGCTGAGCGACGCCTGGTACGACGCCACGGTCGGCGACGTGTCGCCGCGCAAGCTGTCCCACTTCGTCGTGGACACCAGCCGCAACGGGCAGGGACCGTGGACCGCGCCGGCCGGCGTCACCTGGCCGGACCCGCAGACCTGGTGCAACCCGCCGGACCGGGGCCTGGGCCTGCGCCCGACCACCCGGACCGGTGACCCGCTCGCGGACGCCTTCCTGTGGGTGAAGACGCCCGGCCAGTCCGACGGCCAGTGCGACCGCGGCACCGGCACCGGCGTCGACCCGGCCCGCGGCGGCATCGCCGACCCGGCCGCCGGCGCCTGGTTCCCGCAGCAGGCCGAGGAGCTGGTGAGGCTGGCGAACCCGCCGCTGCGCTGA
- a CDS encoding anti-sigma factor produces MTGDIHSLVGAYALDAVDDLERAAVDRHLGECDECRIEAAELRETAARLADGTWSVPPPRLRDTVLAAVATTRQIPVRAARRSRRADRSRWIAAAAAVVAAVGAGTAVFTVQELRVREERAAVEAAHARADEVRAILAAPDMKVRDQALTGGGKVTVAYSRLRDAGVILMAADAVPSGGRVFQLWTVRAGAPVSEGVLPVGQTTAVRVVAGMSAASLVGVSVEPPGGSATPTLMVAGVKTM; encoded by the coding sequence GTGACCGGGGACATCCACTCACTGGTCGGCGCGTATGCGCTGGACGCCGTCGACGATCTCGAACGGGCCGCCGTCGACCGGCACCTGGGGGAGTGCGACGAGTGCCGGATCGAGGCCGCCGAGCTGCGGGAGACCGCCGCCCGGCTGGCCGACGGCACCTGGTCGGTGCCGCCGCCGCGGCTGCGGGACACGGTTCTGGCCGCGGTCGCGACGACCCGGCAGATCCCGGTGCGGGCCGCGCGCCGGTCGCGGCGGGCGGATCGGTCGCGGTGGATCGCCGCGGCCGCCGCGGTGGTCGCGGCAGTCGGCGCGGGCACGGCCGTCTTCACCGTTCAAGAGCTTCGCGTACGCGAGGAGCGCGCCGCCGTGGAAGCCGCGCACGCCCGTGCGGACGAGGTCCGGGCGATCCTGGCCGCCCCGGACATGAAGGTGCGCGACCAGGCGCTGACCGGCGGCGGCAAGGTGACCGTGGCGTACTCCCGGCTCCGGGACGCCGGAGTGATCCTGATGGCCGCGGACGCCGTGCCCAGCGGCGGCCGGGTGTTCCAGCTGTGGACGGTCCGCGCCGGCGCCCCGGTGTCCGAGGGCGTGCTGCCGGTCGGCCAGACCACCGCCGTGCGGGTCGTCGCCGGAATGTCGGCGGCGTCGCTGGTCGGCGTGTCGGTGGAGCCGCCCGGCGGATCGGCGACGCCGACGCTGATGGTGGCCGGCGTGAAAACGATGTGA
- a CDS encoding class I SAM-dependent DNA methyltransferase → MAGRLGRVFSPQGPSLRDLCVEALSSVERGYDHLAGKFDHTPFRTPDGILDATVQELSKAGPFRSGLDVCCGTGAGLTVLRRLCRERVTGVDFSAGMLAEARAAVPEAELVRADVRALPFTGGFDLAVTFGALGHFLPSERPALFAGVHRALRPGGLFAVATGDLPAQNTGVYWATLGLDLAMVVRNSLVRPPFVMYYRTTPLPAVRRDLRTAGFTVDTVDLTAQDDTLRFSLLLARKPAG, encoded by the coding sequence ATGGCCGGTAGGCTCGGCCGGGTGTTCTCTCCTCAAGGGCCGTCGCTGCGGGACCTGTGCGTCGAAGCGCTCTCCTCGGTCGAACGCGGATATGACCACCTCGCCGGGAAGTTCGACCACACGCCGTTCCGGACGCCGGACGGCATCCTCGACGCGACCGTCCAGGAGCTGTCGAAGGCCGGGCCGTTCCGCAGCGGCCTGGACGTCTGCTGCGGCACCGGCGCCGGCCTGACCGTCCTGCGACGGCTGTGCCGGGAGCGGGTGACCGGCGTCGACTTCAGCGCCGGCATGCTCGCCGAGGCGCGAGCCGCCGTCCCGGAGGCGGAGCTGGTGCGCGCCGACGTCCGGGCGCTCCCGTTCACCGGCGGCTTCGACCTGGCGGTGACCTTCGGCGCGCTCGGGCACTTCCTGCCCTCGGAGCGGCCCGCCCTGTTCGCCGGCGTGCACCGGGCGCTGCGCCCGGGCGGCCTCTTCGCCGTCGCGACCGGTGACCTGCCGGCCCAGAACACCGGCGTCTACTGGGCGACCCTAGGCCTGGACCTGGCCATGGTGGTCCGCAACTCGCTGGTGCGCCCGCCGTTCGTCATGTACTACCGGACCACTCCCCTGCCGGCCGTGCGGCGCGACCTGCGGACCGCCGGTTTCACCGTGGACACCGTCGATCTCACCGCCCAGGACGACACCCTGCGGTTCTCGCTGCTGCTCGCCCGCAAACCGGCCGGCTGA
- a CDS encoding bifunctional diguanylate cyclase/phosphodiesterase, whose amino-acid sequence MKVRHLDAERAQQPSAVLRRRLWWIALAAGVAAIGGYYLLPAVGLTQSVSYNAVGWIYSLLILVGIRLHRPDRPAVWYFFLFGQLMSVSGDAVWNFYVYVLHQEPFPSAADLLYLSGYPLLAAGFVRLVGQHRDRDPRALLDAAIVATGTGLVFWVFVLHPAAAAAADTMLERAINTAYPAADVLLLAILAGLFAGSRARHRSARLLGAAAVLLLMADVGYSSLGTVMNVDQGGPLDGLWLLSYVLWGVAALHPSMGSARTEDNRLAGRLEMRRGRQVLLTGSTLLAPAILFLPGVSGRRGDWMVAAGGAVVLFLLVSARVSGFLKQIQRQAGDLETLALHDELTGLANRRHFQGQLHAALATGPCSVALLDLTGFKKVNDKLGHHAGDRLLAEVAERLTVAAGDVASVARMGGDEFAFLIPDAHPEAAVRIAERVGRQLARPIRVAGQDLLIRANLGLAGTSGAEPLEALRRADVAMYAAKEAGEPFRWYDPELDRSAGEDARIGAELRTALDAGHLRLVYQPIVELPTGRLIAVEALVRWHHPERGLISPAEFVPVAERDGTIVELGAWILHEACRQAAIWRTGDDTDAPQRVSVNVSARQLARPGFAETVRAALTGNGLPAAALTIEVTETAVFEGGRSLETLHTLNEMGVRIALDDFGTGHSSLTLLQTVPAHALKVDKSFVDHVTAGGRPAVIAATLIKVADGLGMAAVAEGVETAEQAAELHRLGYQLAQGYYFGRPAENPVVVRQRQPAAIPGK is encoded by the coding sequence GTGAAGGTCCGACATCTCGACGCTGAGCGTGCCCAGCAGCCGTCTGCCGTGTTGCGGCGCCGGCTGTGGTGGATCGCGCTGGCGGCCGGGGTGGCGGCGATCGGCGGCTACTATCTGCTGCCCGCCGTGGGTCTGACGCAGAGCGTCTCCTACAACGCCGTCGGGTGGATCTACAGCCTGCTCATCCTGGTCGGCATCCGGCTGCACCGGCCGGACCGGCCGGCCGTGTGGTACTTCTTCCTGTTCGGCCAGCTGATGTCGGTCTCCGGCGACGCCGTCTGGAACTTCTACGTCTACGTGCTGCACCAGGAGCCGTTCCCGTCGGCCGCCGACCTGCTCTACCTGAGCGGCTATCCGCTGCTGGCCGCCGGCTTCGTGCGGCTGGTCGGTCAGCACCGCGACCGTGACCCGCGGGCGCTGCTCGACGCGGCCATCGTCGCCACCGGCACCGGCCTGGTGTTCTGGGTGTTCGTCCTGCATCCGGCGGCCGCCGCGGCCGCCGACACGATGCTCGAACGGGCGATCAACACCGCCTACCCGGCCGCCGACGTGCTGCTGCTGGCGATCCTGGCCGGCCTGTTCGCCGGTTCCCGCGCCCGGCACCGCAGCGCCCGGCTGCTCGGCGCGGCCGCGGTGCTGCTGCTGATGGCTGACGTCGGCTACTCCTCGCTGGGCACCGTGATGAACGTCGACCAGGGTGGCCCGCTCGACGGGCTCTGGCTGCTGTCCTACGTGCTGTGGGGCGTCGCGGCGCTGCATCCGTCGATGGGCTCGGCGCGTACCGAAGACAATCGCCTTGCCGGACGGCTTGAGATGCGCCGCGGGCGGCAGGTGCTGCTGACCGGGAGCACTCTGCTCGCCCCGGCGATTCTGTTCCTCCCCGGCGTCTCCGGCCGGCGCGGCGACTGGATGGTGGCCGCGGGCGGCGCCGTGGTGCTGTTCCTGCTCGTCTCCGCCCGGGTGTCCGGTTTCCTGAAGCAGATCCAGCGGCAGGCCGGGGATCTGGAGACTCTCGCCCTGCACGACGAGCTGACCGGCCTGGCGAACCGCCGGCACTTCCAGGGGCAGCTGCACGCCGCGCTGGCCACCGGACCGTGCAGTGTCGCCCTGCTCGACCTGACCGGCTTCAAGAAGGTCAACGACAAGCTCGGCCACCACGCCGGCGACCGGCTGCTGGCCGAAGTGGCCGAGCGCCTGACCGTCGCCGCCGGTGACGTCGCCTCGGTCGCCCGGATGGGCGGCGACGAGTTCGCGTTCCTGATCCCGGACGCGCACCCGGAGGCCGCGGTCCGGATCGCCGAGCGGGTCGGCCGGCAACTGGCGCGGCCGATCCGGGTGGCCGGGCAGGACCTGCTGATCCGCGCCAACCTCGGGCTGGCCGGGACCAGCGGCGCCGAGCCGTTGGAGGCGCTGCGCCGCGCCGACGTCGCGATGTACGCCGCCAAGGAGGCCGGCGAGCCGTTCCGCTGGTACGACCCGGAGCTGGACCGGTCCGCCGGCGAGGACGCCCGGATCGGGGCGGAGCTGCGCACCGCGCTGGACGCCGGCCACCTGCGGCTGGTCTACCAGCCGATCGTCGAACTGCCCACCGGCCGGCTGATCGCCGTCGAGGCGCTGGTCCGCTGGCACCACCCGGAGCGCGGCCTGATCAGCCCGGCCGAGTTCGTCCCGGTCGCCGAACGCGACGGCACGATCGTCGAACTCGGCGCCTGGATCCTGCACGAGGCGTGCCGGCAGGCGGCGATCTGGCGCACCGGGGACGACACCGACGCGCCCCAGCGGGTCAGCGTCAACGTGTCGGCCCGCCAGCTCGCCCGCCCCGGGTTCGCCGAGACGGTCCGGGCCGCCCTGACCGGCAACGGGCTGCCGGCCGCCGCCCTGACCATCGAGGTGACCGAGACCGCCGTCTTCGAGGGCGGCCGCTCCCTGGAAACCCTGCACACGCTGAACGAGATGGGCGTCCGGATCGCGCTGGACGACTTCGGCACCGGCCACTCCTCGCTCACCCTGCTGCAGACCGTGCCCGCGCACGCCCTCAAGGTCGACAAGTCGTTCGTCGACCACGTCACCGCGGGCGGGCGCCCGGCGGTCATCGCCGCCACCCTGATCAAGGTGGCCGACGGCCTCGGCATGGCGGCGGTGGCCGAGGGCGTCGAGACCGCGGAGCAGGCCGCCGAGCTGCACCGGCTCGGTTACCAGCTGGCGCAGGGCTACTACTTCGGGCGTCCCGCCGAGAACCCGGTCGTGGTCCGGCAGCGGCAGCCGGCCGCGATTCCCGGCAAATGA